One genomic segment of Stigmatopora argus isolate UIUO_Sarg chromosome 1, RoL_Sarg_1.0, whole genome shotgun sequence includes these proteins:
- the LOC144091219 gene encoding uncharacterized protein LOC144091219 isoform X1, translating to MALVWLGLVLANAVLMEKGLSDSVGVTKGQPVTNVNFKDNARHIDLLNHQRGYNMTQGQQSLMWDHHNATQGQQSLMWDHHNATQGQQSLMWDHHNATQGQQSLMWDHHNATQGQQSLMWDHHNATQGQQSLMWDHHNATQGQQSLMWDHHNATQGQQSLKSDHHNATQGQQSLKWDHHNATQGQQSLKWDHHNATQGQQSLKWDHHNATQGQQSLKWDHHNATQGQQSLMWDHHNATQGQQSLMWDHHNATQGQQSLMWDHHNATQGQQSLMWDHHNATQGQQSLMWDHHNATQGQQSLMWDHHNATQGQQSLMWDHHNATQGQQSLMWDHHNATQGQQSLMWDHHNATQGQQSLMWDHHNATQGQQSLMWDHHNATQGQQSLNFSLGEDMDEGNSDEAFSVTV from the exons ATGGCCTTAGTTTGGCTTGGACTTGTGTTGGCGAATGCCGTCTTGATGGAAAAAG GCCTTTCTGATTCTGTTGGTGTTACAAAAG GCCAGCCAGTGACAAATGTCAACTTTAAAGACAATGCAAGACACATTGACCTGCTTAATCATCAAAGGGGCTACAACATGACCCAAGGACAGCAGAGCCTCATGTGGGACCACCACAATgccacccagggacagcagagcctcatgtgggaccaccacaatgccacccagggacagcagagcctcatgtgggaccaccacaacgccacccagggacagcagagcctcatgtgggaccaccacaacgccacccagggacagcagagcctcatgtgggaccaccacaacgccacccagggacagcagagcctcatgtgggaccaccacaatgccacccagggacagcagagcctcatgtgggaccaccacaacgccacccagggacagcagagccTCAAGTCGGACcaccacaacgccacccagggacagcagagccTCAAGTGGGACcaccacaacgccacccagggacagcagagccTCAAGTGGGACcaccacaacgccacccagggacagcagagccTCAAGTGGGACcaccacaacgccacccagggacagcagagccTCAAGTGGGACcaccacaacgccacccagggacagcagagcctcatgtgggaccaccacaacgccacccagggacagcagagcctcatgtgggaccaccacaacgccacccagggacagcagagcctcatgtgggaccaccacaacgccacccagggacagcagagcctcatgtgggaccaccacaatgccacccagggacagcagagcctcatgtgggaccaccacaatgccacccagggacagcagagcctcatgtgggaccaccacaatgccacccagggacagcagagcctcatgtgggaccaccacaatgccacccagggacagcagagcctcatgtgggaccaccacaatgccacccagggacagcagagcctcatgtgggaccaccacaatgccacccagggacagcagagcctcatgtgggaccaccacaatgccacccagggacagcagagcctcatgtgggaccaccacaacgccacccagggacagcagagccTCAACTTCAGCCTTGGTGAAGATATGGATGAAGGAAACTCTGATGAGGCATTTTCAGTCACTGTTTAG
- the LOC144091219 gene encoding uncharacterized protein LOC144091219 isoform X2: MALVWLGLVLANAVLMEKGQPVTNVNFKDNARHIDLLNHQRGYNMTQGQQSLMWDHHNATQGQQSLMWDHHNATQGQQSLMWDHHNATQGQQSLMWDHHNATQGQQSLMWDHHNATQGQQSLMWDHHNATQGQQSLMWDHHNATQGQQSLKSDHHNATQGQQSLKWDHHNATQGQQSLKWDHHNATQGQQSLKWDHHNATQGQQSLKWDHHNATQGQQSLMWDHHNATQGQQSLMWDHHNATQGQQSLMWDHHNATQGQQSLMWDHHNATQGQQSLMWDHHNATQGQQSLMWDHHNATQGQQSLMWDHHNATQGQQSLMWDHHNATQGQQSLMWDHHNATQGQQSLMWDHHNATQGQQSLMWDHHNATQGQQSLNFSLGEDMDEGNSDEAFSVTV, encoded by the exons ATGGCCTTAGTTTGGCTTGGACTTGTGTTGGCGAATGCCGTCTTGATGGAAAAAG GCCAGCCAGTGACAAATGTCAACTTTAAAGACAATGCAAGACACATTGACCTGCTTAATCATCAAAGGGGCTACAACATGACCCAAGGACAGCAGAGCCTCATGTGGGACCACCACAATgccacccagggacagcagagcctcatgtgggaccaccacaatgccacccagggacagcagagcctcatgtgggaccaccacaacgccacccagggacagcagagcctcatgtgggaccaccacaacgccacccagggacagcagagcctcatgtgggaccaccacaacgccacccagggacagcagagcctcatgtgggaccaccacaatgccacccagggacagcagagcctcatgtgggaccaccacaacgccacccagggacagcagagccTCAAGTCGGACcaccacaacgccacccagggacagcagagccTCAAGTGGGACcaccacaacgccacccagggacagcagagccTCAAGTGGGACcaccacaacgccacccagggacagcagagccTCAAGTGGGACcaccacaacgccacccagggacagcagagccTCAAGTGGGACcaccacaacgccacccagggacagcagagcctcatgtgggaccaccacaacgccacccagggacagcagagcctcatgtgggaccaccacaacgccacccagggacagcagagcctcatgtgggaccaccacaacgccacccagggacagcagagcctcatgtgggaccaccacaatgccacccagggacagcagagcctcatgtgggaccaccacaatgccacccagggacagcagagcctcatgtgggaccaccacaatgccacccagggacagcagagcctcatgtgggaccaccacaatgccacccagggacagcagagcctcatgtgggaccaccacaatgccacccagggacagcagagcctcatgtgggaccaccacaatgccacccagggacagcagagcctcatgtgggaccaccacaatgccacccagggacagcagagcctcatgtgggaccaccacaacgccacccagggacagcagagccTCAACTTCAGCCTTGGTGAAGATATGGATGAAGGAAACTCTGATGAGGCATTTTCAGTCACTGTTTAG
- the LOC144086598 gene encoding uncharacterized protein LOC144086598, which translates to MALVWLGFVLANAILMEKGLSASVGVTKGQPVTNVNFKDHARHIDLLNHQRGYNMTQGQQSLMWDHHNATQGQQSLMWDHHNATQGQQSLMWDHHNATQGQQSLMWDHHNATQGQQSLMWDHHNATQGQQSLMWDHHNATQGQQSLMWDHHNATQGQQSLMWDHHNATQGQQSLMWDHHNATQGQQSLMWDHHNATQGQQSLMWDHHNATQGQQRLMWDHHNATQGQQRLMWDQHNATQGQQRLMWDQHNATQGQQRLMWDQHNATQGQQRLMWDQHNATQGQQRLMWDQHNATQGQQRLMWDQHNATQGQQSLMWDQHNATQGQQSLMWDQHNATQGQQSLMWDQHNATQGQQSLMWDQHNATQGQQSLMWDQHNATQGQQSLMWDQHNATQGQQSLMWDQHNATQGQQSLMWDQHNATQGQQSLMWDQHNATQGQQSLMWDQHNATQGQQSLMWDQHNATQGQQSLMWDQHNATQGQQSLMWDQHNATQGQQSLNFSLGEDMDEGNSDEAFSVTV; encoded by the exons ATGGCCTTAGTTTGGCTTGGGTTTGTGTTGGCGAATGCCATCTTGATGGAAAAAG GCCTTTCTGCTTCTGTTGGTGTTACAAAAG GCCAGCCAGTGACAAATGTCAACTTTAAAGACCATGCAAGACACATTGACCTGCTTAATCATCAAAGGGGCTACAACATGacccagggacagcagagcctcatgtgggaccaccacaatgccacccagggacagcagagcctcatgtgggaccaccacaatgccacccagggacagcagagcctcatgtgggaccaccacaatgccacccagggacagcagagcctcatgtgggaccaccacaatgccacccagggacagcagagcctcatgtgggaccaccacaacgccacccagggacagcagagcctcatgtgggaccaccacaacgccacccagggacagcagagcctcatgtgggaccaccacaatgccacccagggacagcagagcctcatgtgggaccaccacaatgccacccagggacagcagagcctcatgtgggaccaccacaacgccacccagggacagcagagcctcatgtgggaccaccacaacgccacccagggacagcagagcctcatgtgggaccaccacaacgccacccagggacagcagaggctcatgtgggaccaccacaacgccacccagggacagcagagGCTCATGTGGGACCAgcacaacgccacccagggacagcagagGCTCATGTGGGACCAgcacaacgccacccagggacagcagagGCTCATGTGGGACCAgcacaacgccacccagggacagcagagGCTCATGTGGGACCAgcacaacgccacccagggacagcagagGCTCATGTGGGACCAgcacaacgccacccagggacagcagagGCTCATGTGGGACCAgcacaacgccacccagggacagcagagcctcatgtgggaccagcacaacgccacccagggacagcagagcctcatgtgggaccagcacaacgccacccagggacagcagagcctcatgtgggaccagcacaacgccacccagggacagcagagcctcatgtgggaccagcacaacgccacccagggacagcagagcctcatgtgggaccagcacaacgccacccagggacagcagagcctcatgtgggaccagcacaacgccacccagggacagcagagcctcatgtgggaccagcacaacgccacccagggacagcagagcctcatgtgggaccagcacaacgccacccagggacagcagagcctcatgtgggaccagcacaacgccacccagggacagcagagcctcatgtgggaccagcacaacgccacccagggacagcagagcctcatgtgggaccagcacaacgccacccagggacagcagagcctcatgtgggaccagcacaacgccacccagggacagcagagcctcatgtgggaccagcacaacgccacccagggacagcagagccTCAACTTCAGCCTTGGTGAAGATATGGATGAAGGAAACTCTGATGAGGCATTTTCAGTCACTGTTTAG